One genomic segment of Zymoseptoria tritici IPO323 chromosome 5, whole genome shotgun sequence includes these proteins:
- the MgGUS1 gene encoding putative beta-glucuronidase (Beta-Glucuronidase (Glycosyl Hydrolase Family 2)), giving the protein MAEDDTYPRRDFKRADLRWESLNGPWDFLFDDEDIGILQSWQLNALPSHAPSSETKPTAKRTIQVPFVFQCPASGINERGVHQVLWYERRIEDLRSPQDLANGQRLLLRFGAVDYHAKVWLDGYLVGEHRGGHVPFDLDLSEVIQRSPSETPKRLTVRVFDSAYDLAQPRGKQFWGPQPESIFYTPSSGIWQSVWLESVPAARIVDGSGGTILRSDKIEEGALDARVCVSGRRVGQSLSIVVETSLGGVVVGSGRKELARDEDFVRLTDVNMRLSNEHIQQLPPVYLAEGVLSDPSRWRNGVTLWSPEHPLLYDIKLRLLDREDQCLDEVHTTTGMRSLNWTTGDGTFRLNGRPYFQALFLDQGYWPETLMTPPSSDALRRDIELAKAMGFNGCRKHQKVEEPMFMYWADRLGFLVWGEMANCYHFSVDAMQRFDQEWMEMIRRDINFPSVVTWTPVNESWGYPDLGGDKRQRDHIRSIYWTTKAYDPTRPINDNCGWEHVITDISSFHDYADGPGMAERCQSLKEIIGRGRSMFIGPIYSKHGIKDEGSRHVHGAPVMCTEFGGVNIAAANDESRKGNWGYTTAKDAQDLLNRVEGLMMGVVKAGHCCGIVWTQFTDIEQEQNGLYTYDRKEKLPAGQMKQLMDRVQEVYFKNRVGR; this is encoded by the coding sequence ATGGCTGAGGACGATACGTATCCCCGACGGGACTTCAAGCGGGCGGACCTTCGCTGGGAGAGTCTCAACGGACCATGGGACTTCTtattcgacgacgaggatatTGGTATCCTTCAGTCATGGCAACTGAATGCTTTGCCTAGCCACGCACCAAGTTCTGAGACGAAGCCGACCGCAAAAAGAACGATCCAGGTCCCTTTCGTCTTCCAATGCCCCGCATCCGGGATCAATGAGCGTGGCGTACATCAAGTCCTATGGTACGAGCGACGTATTGAAGACCTTCGCAGCCCTCAAGATCTCGCAAACGGTCAACGACTACTACTCCGCTTCGGAGCGGTAGACTACCACGCGAAAGTGTGGCTGGACGGCTATCTCGTCGGCGAAcatcgaggaggacatgTCCCTTTCGATCTTGACCTGTCCGAAGTCATCCAGCGGAGTCCATCGGAAACACCAAAGCGTTTGACGGTCCGCGTCTTTGACTCGGCGTACGATCTTGCACAACCGAGAGGAAAACAGTTCTGGGGTCCCCAGCCCGAGTCAATCTTCTACACGCCAAGCAGCGGTATCTGGCAGTCCGTGTGGCTCGAGAGTGTACCAGCCGCACGCATTGTTGATGGCAGTGGCGGCACCATATTACGATCGGACAAGATCGAAGAAGGTGCGCTGGATGCTCGAGTATGTGTCTCCGGGCGGCGTGTCGGGCAAAGTCTGTCAATCGTGGTTGAGACCAGCTTGGGTGGCGTTGTAGTGGGATCTGGGCGGAAAGAGCTCGCAAGAGACGAGGACTTTGTCCGGTTGACGGACGTCAATATGCGTCTGTCAAATGAGCACATTCAACAGCTCCCGCCTGTATACTTGGCAGAAGGAGTCCTGTCTGATCCTTCCCGATGGCGAAATGGCGTAACACTCTGGTCGCCAGAACATCCGCTACTATACGATATCAAACTCCGGTTGCTGGATCGAGAAGATCAATGTCTGGATGAAGTGCACACTACGACCGGCATGCGCTCGCTGAATTGGACGACCGGCGATGGCACGTTCCGACTGAACGGTCGTCCATACTTTCAGGCTCTCTTCCTGGATCAAGGGTATTGGCCGGAGACCCTCATGactccgccttcttccgaTGCATTGCGCAGAGACATCGAGCTCGCAAAAGCGATGGGCTTCAATGGCTGCCGGAAGCATCAAAAGGTGGAGGAACCAATGTTCATGTACTGGGCTGACCGACTCGGCTTCCTGGTCTGGGGTGAGATGGCAAATTGCTACCACTTCAGTGTTGATGCAATGCAGCGCTTTGACCAAGAGTGGATGGAGATGATACGGAGAGACATCAACTTTCCGTCTGTGGTAACCTGGACGCCAGTCAATGAGAGCTGGGGATATCCAGACCTCGGTGGAGACAAGAGACAGCGTGATCACATCCGCTCGATCTACTGGACCACGAAGGCGTACGATCCTACGAGACCCATCAACGACAACTGCGGCTGGGAGCATGTCATTACTGACATTTCTTCTTTCCACGACTATGCCGATGGTCCAGGCATGGCCGAGCGGTGTCAGTCGCTCAAGGAAATCATCGGACGTGGGAGGTCCATGTTCATTGGACCGATCTACAGCAAACATGGGATCAAAGACGAAGGATCGAGGCATGTTCATGGTGCGCCGGTGATGTGCACTGAGTTCGGAGGCGTGAATATCGCGGCTGCCAACGATGAATCGCGCAAAGGCAATTGGGGCTACACAACGGCGAAAGATGCGCAGGATCTGCTGAACCGAGTTGAAGGCTTGATGATGGGGGTCGTGAAAGCTGGGCACTGCTGCGGGATCGTCTGGACACAATTCACGGACATTGAACAAGAGCAGAACGGGTTGTACACCTACGACCGAAAGGAGAAGTTACCCGCTGGCCAGATGAAGCAGTTGATGGATCGGGTGCAGGAGGTGTACTTCAAGAACAGAGTCGGGCGGTGA